In the genome of Simkaniaceae bacterium, the window GCCGTCACCGGTGTTTCCGGATCGGGGAAATCATCATTGATTTCACAAACTCTTTTTCCGGCTCTGCAGAGAAAACTTCATAAAAGTAAGGTTGATGTTGGCAAACACGCATCGATTCACAATATTGAGGCCATTGATAAAGTGATTGCAATCGATCAAACACCCATTGGCCGTACATCGAGATCCAATCCCGCAACCTATATTAAACTCTTTGACGATATTCGGGAACTCTATGCCAAGCTCCCTGAAAGCCGCGCTTACGGATTTAAGGTAGGGCGCTTTAGCTTCAATGTCAAAGAGGGTTCCTGTCCTCATTGCCTCGGTATGGGAATGATTAAAATCGATATGGATTTTATGGAAGATCAAATGGTGACTTGCCCGGGCTGCCTAGGAAGGCAGTTTGATCCCAAAACGCTTTCAATCCTCTATAAGGGCAAGTCGATCTACGATGTCCTCAACATGAGTGTTGAAGAAGCCCTTTCCTTTTTTGAAGATATTCCCCCTATTTTTTCCAAACTCTCTTTATTATCTGAAGTTGGGCTTGACTACATGAAGCTCGGACAACCTTCCACAACTCTAAGTGGTGGAGAGGCTCAGAGAATTAAACTGGCTAAAGAACTTTCAAGACCTGATACGGGCAAGACATTTTATATTCTAGATGAGCCAACGACAGGACTTCACTTTGAAGATATCGATCGACTTCTCAAAATTTTGCAGCGGCTTGTCGAGCATAAAAATACCGTATGCGTTATTGAACACAATATCGACTTTATCAAAGCGTGTGATTATGTGATCGATCTTGGTCCGGAAGGGGGAAGCCAAGGAGGACAACTCCTCTATAGCGGCCCATACGATCAACTTTTGAAACAAGAGAAAAATGAGACTGCAATTCATCTAAGAAAATCAATTGAATTGAATCGCTCACAACTCGCCGACTATATTCGAAACCCAACGCACAAAGAACCTATCCATTTTTTAACAGTAGTTGATGCCGAACAAAATAACCTCAAGAAAGTAAGCACTCAAATTCCCCACAATCAAATCACTGTCTGTACGGGACCTTCGGGTTCGGGGAAAAGCTCTTTTGCTTTTGATACTATCTATGCCGAAGGACAAAGACGCTATATCGAATCGCTCTCCTCATTTGCAAGGGCGCTTGTTCCAATGATGCCTAAACCCAAGGTAGAGAAAATCGATGGACTTGCTGTCAGCATTGCTTTGGAACAATCTAAACATACCGGTAATCCCCGCTCAACTGTGGGAACGATGACGGAAATTTATGACTATTTGCGCCTTCTTTATGCTAAAGAAGGCATTGCATATTGCCCTAAAACAGGCGAAGAAATTAAAGCCATTACAAAAGAATATGTTGCAAATCATCTTCTCAGCTTACCGGCCAAAACAAAAGTACAAATCCTCTCCCCTGTGGAATTGCCCAGCGGGAAATCTTTCCAAGACGAGATTGAGCGCTATAAAAAATTGGGCTTTTTACGCATTCGGTTGAATGGCGATGTGTTCTCCCTCGATGAAGAAATCCATTACCGCCCTCAATTAAAAAACACACTCCAAATCGTTATTGACCGCATTGTTATTAAAGAGGGGATCTACAATCGACTGATTGAAACAATTGAAACGGCTGCACATATCGGAAACCAAAAAGTGATCGCTTCTCTACCCGAAGGCGATATACTATTTAACTTATCTTTTGCGGTGGAAAGCACAGGAGAGTCATATCCCGATATCACACCGCATACGTTTTCATTTAATTCATCAGAGGGAATGTGTCTTGATTGTCAGGGAATTGGAACAATTTGGGGATCCAATTTAACTGAGCATCAACATTTGATGGGCTTTTCAAGTTATGAGCTACTCGCTTGTCTTTGGAAAGATCATGGGACGAAATTCCCCTTTCAAATCTTTACGGCGCTTCTCTATCAGCTTAAAATCGATCCCGATGAACCGCTTGAAAATTTAAATCCCAAACAACTGAATATCATTTTCAAAGGAGATTCCCATCCGGTTAAAGTGCGCAATAGCCATTTTAAATGGATAGGTATTGAAAAAGCATTAGAGCGCTCTGCAAAAATCGCTCGCAGTGATCTTAAAACATCTTTAATTCCACTCATGCAGTCATATACCTGCCCTTCTTGTAGAGGCTCAAGGCTCAATCCCCTAGCTTCTCATGTCAAGCTCAATGGCAAAAAAATGCATGAATTGACTGCAATGGAAACCGATTCGGCCACTCTTTTTTTACAAAACTTGATGCTCAAATCACCAAAAGCAATGAGCGATGTGATGGATCAAATTCTCTCACGCCTTCATTTCCTTTCAAGAATTGGCCTCGGTTATCTCTCGCTCGACCGGTCAGCCCCTACTCTCAGTGGTGGTGAAATGCAGCGCATTAAATTAACGCGCCAGCTCGGCTCCTCGTTATCGGGTTGCATTTATGTTATTGACGAACCAACGATTGGCCTTCATCCCCATAACAATCATCTTCTCAATGAAACCCTTCTTCACTTACGCGATCTGGGGAATACGCTTCTTCTCGTTGAACATGATCCGATGACGCTTCAAATTGCCGATAAAGTGATTGATTTTGGACCCGGAGCCGGGCGGCTCGGTGGAAATATTACCTCAGAAGGTTCTCTTGAAGAGATTAAAAACGACCCTCATTCACTCACCGGAGCTTACTTAAGCGGGCGAAAACAAGTTTTACATATCCCACTTTCAGTACGCTCTTCAAGAAAATTAAACGTTGTCAATGCTCATATCAACAATCTAAAAAATATCAATGTCGAAATCCCCCTTGGATCACTCACTTGTATCACGGGCGTTTCCGGATCAGGCAAATCTTCTCTGATGCATCAGGTCATTAAACCCCTGCTTGCAAAAGCCTTGCAGATGCGCCTAAAAGAGGATCAAATTGATAGTCCCTATGGGATGCTTAAAGGCATTGATGCTCTATCCAAACTCCTCGTTGTCGATCAAAACCCCATTGGCCAAACGATTCGTTCCGATGTATCCACTTACGTCGATCTTCTCACCCCCCTTAGAGGATTTTTTGCGTCCCTGCCCGAAGCAAAAATTCGTGGCTTACAAGCCAAAAACTTTAGTTTTAACCATCTTAAAGGTATGTGCCGTAAGTGCTGGGGACTCGGCGTTAAAACAATAGATCTCAAATACCTGCCGGCCGTCAAAATGATCTGCCCTGACTGCAATGGAAACCGCCTTAACCCCCTCAGCTTGAAAGTCGAATATAAAGGAAAAAACTTAGGGGAAATTTTAAAACTTACAATCGAAGAAGTGATTGAGTTTCTACCTCCTATTCCCAAATTTCAGCAGGGGCTTGAAACCCTTATCGCTATTGGACTCGGCTACCTTAAACTCGGCCAAGAAGTTCAAACTTTATCGGGTGGAGAAGCTCAGAGGCTTCGCCTTGCCAAGGAGCTCTCTAAATCCATTCACTCTAAAACGCTCATTCTTCTCGATGAACCCACAACCGGACTTCATTTTGAAGACATCTCAAAGTTACTGCTTGTCTTTGAAAAAATTTTAGAAAAAAAGGCAACAATCGTCATTGCCGAGCACAATGTCGATCTCATTGCATCCGCATCTCATATTATTGATCTTGGCCCCGATGCCGGAGCCTATGGAGGGGAAGTTCTTTATCAAGGCTCTCTCAAAGGCCTTTATGATTGCCCTCAATCATTGACGGCTCGCTATCTTCCCAAGTCGAGGTAAATAACTCACCTTACGCAAAAATGAAGGGTTATAGAGCGGCTACGGCTTTGCCATATCAATCCTCCCTCGTCGGACATAGCACTTTGGCTATGCCCTCCTCATTCGGACCACTTCGTTTTGATCCGGCTTTGCCTCGCTCGCTCTCTGAACCCTCATTTTTGCGTAAGGTGAGTAATAAATTTATTTCTTGCGAAGGCTATGATCTTTATGCCATAATAGTGACTTGTCGGGGACCTTAGGGGTGACGCAATCCGAATCAGGTCAGGACCGGAAGGTAGCAGCCTTAAAGATAAGGCTTCATGTCCTCAGTGCTCTCCGACTTTTTTTTCATCAAAAATCCCAGCCCAGCCCTACTGTCCACGATAAAAAGATGATATTGACGTCTTTATCAATGGGGGTGATTTTTGTCGTTAAATTGATGTTCGGTGGGGCAAGAGCAGCGCCTCTAAGCAAAATACCGTCTAAACCGAGCCTCCAATTGAATCTCTTCAAAAAATAGCCCGTCAAGTACGTTTCCACCTCGCCTAAATATCCATAATAGAGCTCATGTAAACTTTGATATTTAAGATCTGTCGTTCCATTGTGATCCGTGACGTGATTAACCATACTAATATTGTTACCTAAGACAGCCCCCGTCGCCCGAATTCCCCATGTCATAAAGCTATATGGATTAACCTCGAGACGACCTAGCACTTGGGCCCCCCACATCTGATTATCTGTTTGAACTCTAAAAAAGCTGCTTGCCTGAGTTTGGTAAAAAGTCTCTCTAAAAATTTCATGCACATTAATAAAACGAAGCCCAAAACCATAAGCGACGGCAAAATAATTAATACGGGGAGGGGTGACATAGGTCCAATAATTCCCTTCCATCGTATACATATTTGTTTCATAGTGAAGATGCGCCTTGTTTGCATCGACATAATCGGTATTGTCAAAGTCAATCAATGGTGTTGGAAGGGGATTTGAAGTATTGGCATTTAAATAATAGCCAAGGGCTATATTTGCATCGATATTGGTCTCTTGGTTGTCTTCGATATAAACATCTGAAACAAAGTGTGCGGGAGTTGTAAAACGCCCTTCCATTAAATTTTTTTGATTGGGTTTAATAATGGCCGTAATTCTTCCTACAAATTGCTTGTCTAAGTCGTGTACAAGGGTTTGTGTTCCGACCTGTTTGGTCCCGATTTCACCAAAATATCCATCATAATCGACAAGACTTACCGTATTGAGCTTGGAACGCTTCATCCAGAGCATTTCCCCCTCAATATCATAATAAAATTCCGTATTTGGCGGCTTCAAACCCGTTGTCTCTGCTAACAGCATGGAACATGTAAAGAATAAAGAAATTGTAATAAAAATTTGTTTTGTCATAACTTCTTATGATATTCAGCACTTTGGGCTGTCAAAATTTTTTTATATTTATTTTGGGATGATCAATTTTAGGTTAAAACAAATTTAATTAACCAGTCCACAAAAACAAATATCTAGGGACCTTCGGAGTCAAATTAAACTATTTATTATTATTTTCGTTCGCAAACATCTTACTATCAACAGCCTACACCTACCCTAAGTCACTGTGCTTTAAAGAGTAATACCAAATACCACTTTAAATTAAATCCAATTTATTGTAGAATATTTAAATGATAAATAAATAATAATATAAATATATGCTTTCTTTTCTATCCCTCAATCCACTAGCGCCCCTCCCAATGAGCGAAAGTGTCGGCGCCATGCCACCTTCCTCTCGAGCAGCTATAGATGCTATTCCCTTTTTAGGAGAATCTAAGAGCGATGCGCCTTCACTTTCAGCACGCGCACGCCCTCTCGACATCCCCCTCTCTCCCATCGCTACAAATACAACTGATCGAGCTGATGCCCTTTACAAAGTAAAATACCGTCTCACAGCGCTGATCGTCTACTTTGCCGCTTCTATTATGGTTGGATTCATGGATGAAAATATGGATTTGGTTAACGGAGCACCTGCTTTTGCCGGATCAAAAGAAAAACCCAGTGTCTTTGATCCCCTCCATCCCGAATCTTTTGTCGGTAATTTAAAACGCGCCATTCAAAATAGCCCTCATATTTCTCCTTTTATAAGACCCATTATCATTGCTGTTTTAGA includes:
- the uvrA gene encoding excinuclease ABC subunit UvrA: MNQKPPLSTRSLAPQNPFRSTSIRIKEASTHNLKGIDLTIDKNKLIVFTGVSGSGKSSLAFDTIYVEGQRRYLESLSTHIKRRLSSFSKPDAALIEGLTPTIAIEQKTAGKNPRSTVGTMTEIYDFIRVLFSKIGINYCPISKEKVVSQTLTEIIDSLLATQLDEQIYVLASYVKDKKGSFQEDFNELRRKGYSRVLIDQEMMDLSDPIDLDKNVSHTIDIVFDRLKVRKEDKQRLTESVSAALEFSKGIVSIYTLKTREIELFSTFAYSPKSKQSYPPLYPHDFSFNHPSGMCPECEGLGQSFEFDLDKCLDPDLSIAEDCFSLAGSYQTIYWGNVYNNLAKIYNFSIKTPFKKLPKEGQEAYLYGINKKWTQMQFYHPVKRNRWIEYVHFNGVLAEAKKRYMEAKSDKYRSSMEAMMTMGTCPACHGSKIKPYPSHTRVGNKTVSEITELDIASALDFFNALQLSEKELFIAKGLLQEITRRLEFLMHVGLHYLSLSRTAPTLSGGESQRVRLASQIGSSLVGATYILDEPSIGLHPRDNEKLIQSLIALKDQGNTIIVVEHDEEMILAADIIVDVGPGAGVRGGDILVCGTLVDLIQSNDSLTGQYLTGKKTIHIPKKKRKTKTFLTLKGAEHHNLKKIDVHFPLETLFAVTGVSGSGKSSLISQTLFPALQRKLHKSKVDVGKHASIHNIEAIDKVIAIDQTPIGRTSRSNPATYIKLFDDIRELYAKLPESRAYGFKVGRFSFNVKEGSCPHCLGMGMIKIDMDFMEDQMVTCPGCLGRQFDPKTLSILYKGKSIYDVLNMSVEEALSFFEDIPPIFSKLSLLSEVGLDYMKLGQPSTTLSGGEAQRIKLAKELSRPDTGKTFYILDEPTTGLHFEDIDRLLKILQRLVEHKNTVCVIEHNIDFIKACDYVIDLGPEGGSQGGQLLYSGPYDQLLKQEKNETAIHLRKSIELNRSQLADYIRNPTHKEPIHFLTVVDAEQNNLKKVSTQIPHNQITVCTGPSGSGKSSFAFDTIYAEGQRRYIESLSSFARALVPMMPKPKVEKIDGLAVSIALEQSKHTGNPRSTVGTMTEIYDYLRLLYAKEGIAYCPKTGEEIKAITKEYVANHLLSLPAKTKVQILSPVELPSGKSFQDEIERYKKLGFLRIRLNGDVFSLDEEIHYRPQLKNTLQIVIDRIVIKEGIYNRLIETIETAAHIGNQKVIASLPEGDILFNLSFAVESTGESYPDITPHTFSFNSSEGMCLDCQGIGTIWGSNLTEHQHLMGFSSYELLACLWKDHGTKFPFQIFTALLYQLKIDPDEPLENLNPKQLNIIFKGDSHPVKVRNSHFKWIGIEKALERSAKIARSDLKTSLIPLMQSYTCPSCRGSRLNPLASHVKLNGKKMHELTAMETDSATLFLQNLMLKSPKAMSDVMDQILSRLHFLSRIGLGYLSLDRSAPTLSGGEMQRIKLTRQLGSSLSGCIYVIDEPTIGLHPHNNHLLNETLLHLRDLGNTLLLVEHDPMTLQIADKVIDFGPGAGRLGGNITSEGSLEEIKNDPHSLTGAYLSGRKQVLHIPLSVRSSRKLNVVNAHINNLKNINVEIPLGSLTCITGVSGSGKSSLMHQVIKPLLAKALQMRLKEDQIDSPYGMLKGIDALSKLLVVDQNPIGQTIRSDVSTYVDLLTPLRGFFASLPEAKIRGLQAKNFSFNHLKGMCRKCWGLGVKTIDLKYLPAVKMICPDCNGNRLNPLSLKVEYKGKNLGEILKLTIEEVIEFLPPIPKFQQGLETLIAIGLGYLKLGQEVQTLSGGEAQRLRLAKELSKSIHSKTLILLDEPTTGLHFEDISKLLLVFEKILEKKATIVIAEHNVDLIASASHIIDLGPDAGAYGGEVLYQGSLKGLYDCPQSLTARYLPKSR